From a region of the Zingiber officinale cultivar Zhangliang chromosome 10B, Zo_v1.1, whole genome shotgun sequence genome:
- the LOC122028876 gene encoding SUPPRESSOR OF GAMMA RESPONSE 1-like isoform X1: MSGSCRSYSDKAKGQNHPSWLVDSKRIATKIKNASEALDPSRAIWKSNPTKVCPRCNHTIDNSDIVQEWPGLPKGVKFDPSDQELISHLLAKVKTGDAIPHPFINEFIPTVEEEEGICYAHPQKLPGVKKDGSASHFFHRTFKAYNTGTRKRRKISTYGNGDVRWHKTGKTKPVIVDGRHLGCKKIMVLYMSTMKGEKPEKTNWVMHQYHLGTGEDEKDGEYVVSKIFYQQQQEQTKAGDRKGPDFVDAESDHSPGIQSVSSPQIADKQENFDMLEPEPSLAHQLSVNSGDEEHQVLLEDNKFEQVEQVDHPTGATKWWESESQYLLNSQQLAENIAICEEFLQSQSSCADETAKKSTHCLSDYVHIGAEALKKDLEECQTLEAAGHPNIEHDTPPDLRLSQLEFGSQDSFSWAFNKVAD; this comes from the exons ATGAGCGG GAGCTGCCGATCATATTCGGATAAAGCAAAAGGTCAGAATCA CCCCTCATGGTTGGTTGATAGTAAAAGGATTGCTACAAAGataaaaaatgcatctgaagcaTTGGATCCAAGCAGAGCCATTTGGAAAAGCAATCCAACTAAAGTTTGTCCTAGATGTAACCACACAATAGATAATAGCGAT ATTGTCCAGGAGTGGCCAGGATTGCCTAAAGGTGTGAAGTTTGATCCATCTGATCAAGAGTTGATATCACATTTGTTAGCAAAAGTTAAGACAGGTGATGCAATACCTCATCCTTTTATTAATGAATTCATTCCAACtgttgaagaggaagaaggaatttGTTACGCTCACCCACAGAAATTACCAG GTGTCAAAAAAGATGGGAGTGCATCTCACTTTTTCCATAGGACTTTCAAAGCATATAATACTGGGACTAGAAAGAGACGAAAGATAAGCACTTATGGCAATGGAGATGTGCGCTGGCACAAGACTGGGAAGACCAAACCTGTAATTGTTGATGGGAGACATCTTGGGTGTAAAAAAATAATGGTCTTGTATATGAGcacaatgaagggggagaaacctGAGAAAACAAATTGGGTAATGCACCAATACCACCTAGGCACAGGGGAGGATGAGAAGGATGGTGAATATGTTGTGTCCAAAATATTCTatcagcagcaacaggagcaaacCAAGGCAGGCGATAGAAAAGGGCCAGACTTTGTTGATGCTGAGTCAGACCATTCTCCCGGCATACAATCAGTATCATCTCCACAGATTGCTGATAAGCAAGAGAATTTTGACATGCTTGAACCTGAACCGTCACTTGCTCATCAG TTGAGTGTTAACTCTGGTGATGAAGAACATCAGGTGCTTCTTGAGGACAATAAATTTGAACAAGTTGAACAAGTTGACCATCCTACAGGAGCTACAAAATGGTGGGAAAGTGAATCACAGTACCTGTTGAATTCACAGCAGTTGGCAGAGAATATTGCTATTTGTGAGGAGTTCCTCCAAAGCCAATCTTCTTGTGCTGATGAAACAGCCAAAAAAAGCACACATTGCCTATCTGATTACGTGCACATTGGCGCTGAAGCTTTGAAAAAGGATTTGGAAGAATGCCAAACTCTAGAAGCTGCAGGGCATCCTAACATTGAACATGATACACCTCCAGATCTTCGGCTGAGCCAACTT GAATTTGGATCGCAAGATAGCTTTTCCTGGGCGTTTAACAAAGTTGCAGATTGA
- the LOC122028876 gene encoding SUPPRESSOR OF GAMMA RESPONSE 1-like isoform X2 produces MSGPSWLVDSKRIATKIKNASEALDPSRAIWKSNPTKVCPRCNHTIDNSDIVQEWPGLPKGVKFDPSDQELISHLLAKVKTGDAIPHPFINEFIPTVEEEEGICYAHPQKLPGVKKDGSASHFFHRTFKAYNTGTRKRRKISTYGNGDVRWHKTGKTKPVIVDGRHLGCKKIMVLYMSTMKGEKPEKTNWVMHQYHLGTGEDEKDGEYVVSKIFYQQQQEQTKAGDRKGPDFVDAESDHSPGIQSVSSPQIADKQENFDMLEPEPSLAHQLSVNSGDEEHQVLLEDNKFEQVEQVDHPTGATKWWESESQYLLNSQQLAENIAICEEFLQSQSSCADETAKKSTHCLSDYVHIGAEALKKDLEECQTLEAAGHPNIEHDTPPDLRLSQLEFGSQDSFSWAFNKVAD; encoded by the exons ATGAGCGG CCCCTCATGGTTGGTTGATAGTAAAAGGATTGCTACAAAGataaaaaatgcatctgaagcaTTGGATCCAAGCAGAGCCATTTGGAAAAGCAATCCAACTAAAGTTTGTCCTAGATGTAACCACACAATAGATAATAGCGAT ATTGTCCAGGAGTGGCCAGGATTGCCTAAAGGTGTGAAGTTTGATCCATCTGATCAAGAGTTGATATCACATTTGTTAGCAAAAGTTAAGACAGGTGATGCAATACCTCATCCTTTTATTAATGAATTCATTCCAACtgttgaagaggaagaaggaatttGTTACGCTCACCCACAGAAATTACCAG GTGTCAAAAAAGATGGGAGTGCATCTCACTTTTTCCATAGGACTTTCAAAGCATATAATACTGGGACTAGAAAGAGACGAAAGATAAGCACTTATGGCAATGGAGATGTGCGCTGGCACAAGACTGGGAAGACCAAACCTGTAATTGTTGATGGGAGACATCTTGGGTGTAAAAAAATAATGGTCTTGTATATGAGcacaatgaagggggagaaacctGAGAAAACAAATTGGGTAATGCACCAATACCACCTAGGCACAGGGGAGGATGAGAAGGATGGTGAATATGTTGTGTCCAAAATATTCTatcagcagcaacaggagcaaacCAAGGCAGGCGATAGAAAAGGGCCAGACTTTGTTGATGCTGAGTCAGACCATTCTCCCGGCATACAATCAGTATCATCTCCACAGATTGCTGATAAGCAAGAGAATTTTGACATGCTTGAACCTGAACCGTCACTTGCTCATCAG TTGAGTGTTAACTCTGGTGATGAAGAACATCAGGTGCTTCTTGAGGACAATAAATTTGAACAAGTTGAACAAGTTGACCATCCTACAGGAGCTACAAAATGGTGGGAAAGTGAATCACAGTACCTGTTGAATTCACAGCAGTTGGCAGAGAATATTGCTATTTGTGAGGAGTTCCTCCAAAGCCAATCTTCTTGTGCTGATGAAACAGCCAAAAAAAGCACACATTGCCTATCTGATTACGTGCACATTGGCGCTGAAGCTTTGAAAAAGGATTTGGAAGAATGCCAAACTCTAGAAGCTGCAGGGCATCCTAACATTGAACATGATACACCTCCAGATCTTCGGCTGAGCCAACTT GAATTTGGATCGCAAGATAGCTTTTCCTGGGCGTTTAACAAAGTTGCAGATTGA